In one window of Henckelia pumila isolate YLH828 chromosome 1, ASM3356847v2, whole genome shotgun sequence DNA:
- the LOC140875148 gene encoding DNA topoisomerase 6 subunit A, which translates to MADKKKRRRATTDSDSDSESDPVQFKSKLKPDSTILQTLKTLKSAASTSAAETKPLGLSDLNLSATCREVSDLPLSSVRLTIESLVLSLAHSILSGNGFSFSVPSRSAANQLYVAELDRIVLKDKSSARPFAAVSSVRKATITTRILQLVHQLCLKNIHVTKRDLFYTDVKLFQDQTQSDAILDDVSCILGCTRSSLNVVAAEKGVVVGRLIFSDNGDMIDCTKMGIGGKAIPPNIDRVGDMQSDALFVLLVEKDAAYMRLAEDRFYNRFPCIIVTAKGQPDVATRLFLRKMKMELKLPVLALVDSDPYGLKILSVYMCGSKNMSYDSANLTTPDIKWLGIRPSDLDKYKIPDQCRLPMTEQDIKTGKDLLEEDFVKKNPGWVEELNLMVKTKQKAEIQALSTFGFQYLTEVYLPLKLQQKDWL; encoded by the coding sequence ATGGCGGATAAGAAGAAGCGCCGCCGAGCAACCACCGACTCCGACTCTGACTCTGAATCTGATCCGGTTCAATTCAAATCCAAGCTCAAACCGGACTCCACCATCCTCCAAACACTCAAAACTCTCAAATCAGCTGCGTCCACCTCCGCGGCGGAGACGAAACCCCTTGGCCTCTCCGACCTCAACCTCTCCGCCACCTGCCGTGAAGTCTCCGACCTCCCCCTTTCATCCGTTCGATTGACCATCGAATCCCTCGTCCTCTCACTCGCACACTCCATTCTCTCCGGCAACGGATTCTCCTTCTCGGTGCCATCTCGCTCCGCCGCCAACCAACTCTACGTTGCCGAGCTCGATCGTATCGTGCTCAAGGACAAATCGTCCGCTCGGCCATTCGCCGCCGTCTCCAGCGTCCGGAAAGCCACCATCACCACCCGTATACTCCAGCTCGTCCATCAGCTGTGCCTGAAGAACATCCATGTCACCAAGCGTGATCTCTTCTACACCGACGTCAAGCTCTTCCAGGATCAGACCCAATCCGACGCCATACTCGACGATGTCTCCTGCATTCTTGGATGCACGAGGTCCAGCCTCAACGTGGTTGCTGCGGAAAAAGGGGTGGTTGTGGGGAGGCTGATATTCAGTGATAATGGCGACATGATTGATTGCACCAAAATGGGAATCGGAGGAAAAGCCATACCTCCCAATATAGACAGAGTTGGGGATATGCAGAGTGATGCATTGTTTGTCCTCCTAGTGGAGAAAGATGCTGCTTACATGAGGTTGGCCGAGGATAGGTTCTACAATAGGTTTCCTTGTATAATTGTCACAGCTAAAGGCCAGCCAGATGTTGCAACAAGATTGTTCTTGAGGAAAATGAAGATGGAATTGAAATTACCTGTGTTGGCATTGGTCGATAGCGATCCCTACGGACTAAAGATCCTGTCCGTCTACATGTGTGGTTCCAAGAACATGTCGTATGACAGCGCAAACTTGACGACCCCGGACATTAAATGGTTGGGGATACGGCCCAGCGATCTCGATAAGTACAAGATTCCGGATCAATGTAGGTTGCCTATGACAGAGCAGGATATAAAAACTGGGAAAGATTTATTGGAGGAGgattttgtgaagaagaatccTGGGTGGGTGGAAGAGTTGAACTTGATGGTGAAGACGAAGCAGAAGGCTGAGATTCAGGCACTGAGCACATTTGGGTTTCAGTATCTCACCGAGGTTTACTTGCCACTGAAGTTGCAACAGAAGGATTGGCTCTAA